One genomic window of Desulfocurvus vexinensis DSM 17965 includes the following:
- the lpxD gene encoding UDP-3-O-(3-hydroxymyristoyl)glucosamine N-acyltransferase, which produces MEIALSALAERLGLPLRGSDRQVSGVGPLESAGPQDVSFISAAKYAPLLKTTRAGAVICTEEFAGSVDAALVSANPALDFARLLELFSPPQGRFSGVSDRAFVDPQARVAEGATVFPLAYVGPGAEVGPGSRIFPGCYVGEDCRIGRDCTLYPNVTLMARTVLGDRVMVHPGAVLGADGFGYVPRAGGGRDKIPQVGTLVVEDDVEIGANTTIDRAMLEKTVIGRGTKIDNLVQVAHNCVLGENCTIVAQVGIAGSCTVGRDVIMAGQAGVADHVSIGDGAVVGPICGVRTDIPAGMRMGGIPAMEYGTYMRNLSLAPKIPDLFKRVRQLEKALEALGGDPGQGGRT; this is translated from the coding sequence ATGGAAATCGCACTTTCGGCCCTGGCCGAACGTCTGGGCCTGCCGCTCCGGGGATCGGACCGGCAGGTCTCGGGCGTCGGGCCCCTGGAATCCGCAGGCCCGCAGGACGTCAGCTTCATCAGCGCCGCCAAGTACGCCCCGCTGCTCAAGACCACCCGTGCCGGGGCCGTGATCTGCACCGAGGAGTTCGCGGGCAGCGTGGACGCCGCGCTGGTCAGCGCCAACCCGGCCCTGGATTTCGCGCGGCTGCTGGAGCTGTTCTCCCCGCCCCAGGGGCGCTTCTCGGGCGTGAGCGACCGGGCCTTCGTGGACCCCCAGGCCCGCGTGGCCGAGGGCGCCACGGTGTTCCCCCTGGCCTATGTCGGCCCCGGGGCCGAGGTCGGGCCCGGGTCGCGCATCTTCCCCGGCTGCTACGTGGGCGAGGACTGCCGCATCGGCCGCGACTGCACCCTGTACCCCAACGTGACCCTCATGGCCCGCACGGTGCTGGGCGACCGGGTCATGGTCCACCCCGGGGCGGTGCTGGGCGCCGACGGCTTCGGCTACGTGCCGCGGGCGGGCGGCGGGCGCGACAAGATTCCCCAGGTGGGCACCCTGGTGGTAGAGGACGACGTGGAAATCGGCGCCAACACGACCATCGACCGCGCCATGCTGGAGAAGACCGTCATCGGCCGGGGCACCAAGATCGACAACCTGGTGCAGGTGGCCCACAACTGCGTGCTGGGCGAAAACTGCACCATCGTCGCCCAGGTGGGCATCGCGGGCAGCTGCACCGTGGGGCGCGACGTGATCATGGCCGGGCAGGCGGGCGTCGCCGATCACGTGAGCATCGGCGACGGCGCCGTCGTCGGGCCCATTTGCGGCGTGCGCACCGATATCCCGGCGGGCATGCGCATGGGCGGCATTCCGGCCATGGAGTACGGCACCTACATGCGCAACCTGTCCCTGGCCCCGAAGATTCCCGACCTGTTCAAGCGGGTCAGGCAACTGGAGAAAGCCCTGGAGGCCCTTGGCGGCGATCCCGGGCAAGGAGGGCGCACATGA
- a CDS encoding OmpH family outer membrane protein yields MRKTLFTVLAFLLLVSTAAAQGPVGVVDMPRIIKECEAGQQARASLQETFKSTQEDLDKQKTELEKMRADLQNQSLVLSQSAKVDKEEEFKRRIRDLQDAMQSFQRKYKAEEEKISGPIITVIFETLQAYGKKNGYAMIVDGNNSGVLYADEKTNLTDPIIAEVNKAWRAKNKK; encoded by the coding sequence ATGCGTAAAACGCTTTTCACGGTTCTGGCCTTCCTGCTCCTGGTTTCCACCGCCGCCGCCCAGGGCCCCGTGGGTGTCGTGGACATGCCGCGCATCATCAAGGAGTGCGAAGCCGGGCAGCAGGCCCGCGCCTCCCTGCAGGAGACGTTCAAGTCCACCCAGGAGGACCTGGACAAGCAGAAGACCGAGCTGGAAAAGATGCGCGCCGACCTGCAGAACCAGAGCCTGGTGCTCTCCCAGTCGGCCAAGGTGGACAAGGAAGAGGAATTCAAGCGCCGCATCCGCGACCTGCAGGACGCCATGCAGAGCTTCCAGCGCAAGTACAAGGCCGAGGAGGAGAAGATCTCCGGCCCGATCATCACCGTCATCTTCGAGACCCTGCAGGCCTACGGCAAGAAGAACGGCTACGCCATGATCGTGGACGGCAACAACTCCGGCGTGCTTTACGCTGACGAGAAGACCAACCTCACCGACCCGATCATCGCCGAGGTCAACAAGGCCTGGCGGGCCAAGAACAAGAAGTAG
- the bamA gene encoding outer membrane protein assembly factor BamA gives MSTIASRLLTLLALLTTVWVATSACAQTAGDKVTVLVLPFEVNADPELDYLKDSLPELLGERLAQSGFDVLPQATVLQLIEEHDIEYLDLSTAKDLALLARAAYAVYGSFSQLGETISLDVRLVEAHGVKTPKPLFVVQEGLINAVPAIEDLAEKIRLELMSKERIEAIDVEGNRFLDKDVVLMRLRHVRKGELYDPKAVNEELKNVFDLGYFDDVQVRVDDLPEGVKVVFVVDEKPRISVVDVLGTDALDKDDLLALMNTKTGAVLNPKVLADDLGKIKEEYRKEGYYKAQVTHEVAASDEGQARLNINVEEGDKLYIRGISINGAEQLDPDDLRDELALGERGMFSWFTGTGVLKEEYLNRDAAALEAYYANHGFIEAQVGQPKVEFQDDGIYVTFEVKEGRRFKVGAVSYSGDMLEPAEKLNELIQTDDLGTDGEYLDRSVLRSDSQALSEYYSNYGYAFAEANYVIHSDPETLTADIEFQMAKRQKVYIRRVTIQGNDRTRDNVIRRKVLLSDGDLFSGEDLALSTRNLNNLGYFDQADIETIPTSDEGLMDLKVKVREKSTGELSAGAGYSSSSGVYFVASVKENNLFGKGYQGSLEGAWGGDYKRYILRFTNPNFRDTPWLVGGDLYHYDDDYDDYDRVSTGARARFGHPIGKFSYTNLQYRLERYEITNVDDDAADEILDIEGTNWVSAVYADIVRNTLDRYLNPSKGMKSSLSAEYAGGLMMGDDEFIKYIADHNYYRPLWLDHIFHFHGQAGYVMENFGGKEIPVYERFYLGGINSVRGYKSRYISPRDEESGDRIGGDKMAFVNFEYLFPIMEEMGIMGVTFFDAGQVWDDGEAMDFDPRKSVGVGIRWYSALGPLRLEYGYALDTIREQGSKGKLEFTIGQFF, from the coding sequence ATGAGCACAATCGCTAGCCGCCTGCTGACGCTTCTTGCGCTGCTGACCACCGTCTGGGTCGCCACCTCCGCCTGCGCCCAGACCGCCGGGGACAAGGTCACCGTCCTGGTGCTGCCCTTCGAGGTCAACGCCGACCCGGAGCTGGACTACCTGAAGGACAGCCTGCCCGAACTGCTCGGTGAGCGGCTGGCCCAGAGCGGCTTCGACGTGCTGCCCCAGGCGACGGTGCTCCAGCTCATCGAGGAGCACGACATCGAGTACCTCGATCTGTCCACGGCCAAGGACCTGGCCCTGCTCGCCCGCGCCGCCTACGCCGTCTACGGCAGCTTCAGCCAGCTGGGCGAGACCATCAGTCTGGACGTGCGCCTGGTGGAGGCCCACGGCGTGAAGACGCCCAAGCCGCTGTTCGTGGTCCAGGAAGGGCTTATCAACGCCGTGCCCGCCATCGAGGACCTGGCCGAGAAGATCCGCCTGGAGCTCATGAGCAAGGAGCGCATCGAGGCCATCGACGTGGAGGGCAACCGCTTCCTGGACAAGGACGTGGTGCTCATGCGTCTGCGCCACGTGCGCAAGGGCGAGCTGTACGACCCCAAGGCCGTGAACGAGGAGCTCAAGAACGTCTTCGACCTGGGCTATTTCGACGACGTGCAGGTGCGCGTGGACGACCTGCCCGAGGGCGTGAAGGTCGTCTTCGTGGTGGACGAGAAGCCGCGCATCAGCGTGGTGGACGTGCTGGGCACCGACGCCCTGGACAAGGATGACCTCCTGGCGCTCATGAACACCAAGACAGGCGCCGTGCTGAACCCCAAGGTGCTGGCCGACGACCTGGGCAAGATCAAGGAAGAATACCGCAAGGAAGGCTACTACAAGGCCCAGGTCACCCACGAGGTGGCCGCCAGCGACGAGGGCCAGGCCCGGCTGAACATCAACGTGGAGGAGGGCGACAAGCTCTACATCCGCGGAATTTCCATCAACGGCGCCGAGCAGCTCGACCCCGACGACCTGCGCGACGAGCTGGCCCTGGGCGAGCGGGGCATGTTCTCCTGGTTCACCGGCACGGGCGTGCTCAAGGAGGAATACCTCAACCGCGACGCCGCCGCCCTGGAGGCCTATTACGCCAACCACGGCTTCATCGAGGCCCAGGTGGGCCAGCCCAAGGTCGAGTTCCAGGACGACGGCATCTACGTGACCTTCGAGGTCAAGGAAGGCCGCCGTTTCAAGGTCGGCGCCGTCTCCTACTCCGGCGACATGCTTGAGCCCGCCGAGAAGCTCAACGAGCTGATCCAGACCGACGACCTGGGCACCGACGGCGAATACCTGGACCGCTCGGTGCTGCGCAGCGACTCCCAGGCCCTTTCGGAGTACTATTCCAACTACGGCTACGCCTTTGCCGAAGCCAACTACGTCATCCACTCCGACCCCGAGACGCTCACCGCCGACATCGAATTCCAGATGGCCAAGCGCCAGAAGGTCTACATCCGCCGGGTGACCATCCAGGGCAACGACCGCACCCGCGACAACGTCATCCGGCGCAAGGTGCTGCTCTCCGACGGCGACCTGTTCAGCGGCGAGGACCTGGCCCTGTCCACGCGCAACCTGAACAACCTGGGCTACTTCGACCAGGCCGACATCGAGACCATCCCCACCTCCGACGAGGGGCTCATGGACCTCAAGGTCAAGGTCCGCGAGAAGTCCACGGGCGAGCTGTCCGCTGGCGCGGGCTACTCCAGCTCCTCGGGCGTGTACTTCGTGGCCTCGGTCAAGGAGAACAACCTTTTCGGCAAGGGCTACCAGGGCTCGCTGGAAGGCGCCTGGGGCGGCGACTACAAGCGCTACATCCTGCGCTTCACCAACCCCAACTTCCGCGACACCCCCTGGCTGGTGGGCGGCGACCTCTACCACTACGACGACGACTACGACGACTACGACCGCGTGAGCACCGGCGCGCGCGCGCGCTTCGGCCACCCCATCGGGAAATTCTCGTACACCAACCTCCAGTACCGCCTGGAACGCTACGAGATCACCAACGTGGACGACGACGCCGCCGACGAGATCCTGGACATCGAGGGCACCAACTGGGTCAGCGCCGTCTACGCCGACATCGTGCGCAACACCCTGGACCGCTACCTGAACCCCTCCAAGGGCATGAAGTCCTCCCTGAGCGCGGAATATGCGGGCGGGCTGATGATGGGCGATGACGAGTTCATCAAGTACATCGCCGACCACAACTACTACCGCCCGCTGTGGCTTGACCACATCTTCCACTTCCACGGCCAGGCCGGATACGTCATGGAGAACTTCGGCGGCAAGGAAATTCCGGTCTACGAGCGGTTCTACCTGGGTGGCATCAACAGCGTGCGTGGCTACAAGAGCCGCTACATCTCCCCGCGCGACGAAGAGTCCGGCGACCGCATCGGCGGCGACAAGATGGCTTTCGTCAACTTCGAGTATCTCTTCCCGATCATGGAGGAGATGGGCATCATGGGCGTGACGTTCTTCGACGCGGGCCAGGTGTGGGACGACGGCGAGGCCATGGATTTCGACCCCAGGAAGAGCGTGGGCGTCGGCATCCGCTGGTACTCGGCCCTGGGCCCGCTGCGCCTGGAATACGGCTACGCCCTGGACACCATCCGCGAGCAGGGCAGCAAGGGCAAGCTCGAGTTTACCATCGGCCAGTTCTTCTAG